The Bacteroidia bacterium genome includes a window with the following:
- a CDS encoding HAMP domain-containing histidine kinase, with protein MKKFGLHILILFLTLIGVWVENIPLNQTKHQQGIVNQFTNYIKNYEEAQIQLLTADGPKKSLYPLQLFIFSGDSAVYWSSDKVAFKPFKVDDSIYSSYRNFNDGFYRVFAQKDKEGLTHYSLLKLAHHFPNAVHGMPQNKAVRFVEVGDELILKSTPTDSSFFPINIQGSSPDFYVKILTPEIGNDWCLWFYIPALLLLLALVARLFIFSKTISTKDYRISALFVFGFLLLLRITFAKGIFLQFLSQSPLFSPELFAHSYLSSSYGESFLNILIIVFLLLFFRKTKLLKGRIGLLPAMLIINALIGFFIYWQLNEMQHLIIDSKINLDPTVIDELNVYTLLGIVLIGLYLSLFFIFCICIRELINTTYKNTRYVYLISLIMQLVFVAIAAIFAINTVQTWFIWIGWILLALSAIYFIVNYSQTQDDWSKIFVMLAFVLLNSHLINGLLEKKEHEYRKIYAYKMLHERDLELERRLLEAEDKLEGNNVFESCIYEDSAFNREEFEEILKYDYLIDFMSDFDIFIESFSGNSANWTARQRQSFDSYHKLYLETSEDGLSHSFLKVQESSGFSGYISAHITGDFNSSDFQSVFILLRQKVRSSQRALSEFAGKSAGIPTSPYNYFHALYINDKLNRVSPEFPFERYNVRFRTKAQESFIEQQGFSFFIYQPEPERVLVLATPLRSTANRFTVFAGLMLSFFTIWFLFLSLRLSIRLIVLNVKRLLSGHRNKFYFPAFKNMLLQSKIQTALMVELILSFVAGTVMVANFITVNYEDTQQRQILEKIRGISGELEKSGIMDFGIKTGPKREFLIDLSESYNIDISLFNLNGTLWLSSSPDLYKNAVINEFMNPSAYLRLAHDKLYSFNQNERLYGYKYGSYYQAFFDHNQSLAGYIHLPFFARQQETNRELTSLLVNMLNIFVIFFIITGVISIFLSKVITRPLAGIALSLRKLRVGGKNEEISWQSNDEIGQLVKTYNKVLNQLEESVEKLASTEREGAWREMAKQVAHEIKNPLTPMRLSVQHLLRSVSQTAPDVQEKIKKVSELLINQIDLMSKMAEEFSSFAKMPMAIPEKFDVCLMLLDTVELFEKSEDFEISTEGTHAKAIVHADKDQIKRVFTNLIKNAYQAKQEDSISRLKIALSIVGKEVLISFADNGVGIEEELKEKIFHPNFSTKTSGMGLGLAISKKIIELAGGNISFESTPGEGTTFYITLPLAEN; from the coding sequence TTGAAAAAATTTGGATTACATATTCTCATTTTATTCCTGACACTGATAGGGGTATGGGTTGAGAATATTCCACTAAACCAAACCAAGCATCAGCAGGGAATTGTCAATCAATTTACCAATTATATAAAAAATTATGAAGAAGCACAGATTCAACTGTTAACTGCCGATGGACCTAAAAAGAGTTTATATCCATTGCAATTGTTTATCTTTAGCGGGGACAGTGCTGTTTATTGGAGTTCTGATAAAGTTGCATTTAAACCATTTAAGGTAGATGATTCGATTTATTCAAGTTACAGGAATTTTAATGATGGATTTTATAGAGTATTTGCACAAAAGGATAAAGAAGGACTGACTCACTATTCACTTTTGAAATTAGCCCATCATTTTCCTAATGCTGTGCATGGGATGCCACAAAATAAGGCAGTTCGTTTTGTGGAGGTTGGAGATGAGTTGATACTAAAATCGACACCCACTGACTCTTCATTTTTTCCGATAAATATTCAAGGTTCATCCCCCGATTTTTATGTAAAAATATTGACACCTGAAATTGGGAATGACTGGTGTTTGTGGTTTTATATTCCCGCTTTATTGCTATTGCTTGCTTTAGTTGCTCGACTGTTTATCTTTTCAAAGACAATATCTACAAAAGATTATCGCATAAGCGCATTGTTTGTTTTTGGTTTTTTATTATTACTGCGCATAACATTTGCGAAAGGGATTTTTCTTCAATTCTTGTCGCAGAGTCCTTTGTTTTCACCGGAGCTCTTTGCACATTCATATTTATCGAGTTCGTATGGAGAAAGTTTTCTGAATATTCTCATCATTGTGTTTTTACTGTTGTTTTTTAGAAAAACTAAACTACTGAAGGGAAGGATTGGGTTGTTGCCGGCAATGTTAATCATCAATGCATTGATAGGTTTTTTTATTTATTGGCAACTGAATGAAATGCAGCATTTAATCATTGATTCAAAAATCAATTTAGACCCAACTGTTATAGATGAACTCAATGTTTATACGCTTTTAGGTATTGTGCTGATAGGCTTGTATCTATCATTGTTCTTTATTTTCTGTATATGTATTCGCGAGCTTATTAATACAACATACAAGAATACAAGGTATGTTTATTTAATTTCTTTGATAATGCAATTAGTCTTTGTGGCAATTGCGGCAATTTTTGCTATAAACACTGTTCAAACTTGGTTTATATGGATTGGATGGATATTGTTGGCATTGAGTGCAATATATTTTATTGTGAACTATTCACAAACACAAGATGATTGGTCTAAAATCTTTGTGATGTTGGCATTTGTTCTTCTTAACTCTCATTTAATCAATGGGTTGTTAGAAAAAAAAGAACATGAATATAGAAAAATATATGCTTACAAAATGCTGCATGAACGTGATTTGGAATTAGAAAGACGTTTGTTGGAGGCAGAAGATAAGTTAGAAGGGAATAATGTATTTGAGAGTTGTATTTATGAGGACTCTGCATTCAATCGAGAAGAGTTTGAAGAGATATTAAAATACGATTATCTGATTGATTTCATGAGCGATTTTGATATTTTTATTGAATCCTTTTCGGGTAACAGTGCTAATTGGACTGCAAGGCAGCGACAAAGTTTTGATAGTTATCATAAACTGTATTTGGAGACAAGCGAAGATGGATTAAGCCACAGTTTTCTTAAAGTTCAGGAGAGCAGTGGTTTTTCGGGTTATATTTCAGCTCATATTACCGGAGATTTTAATTCATCTGATTTTCAGTCAGTGTTTATCTTATTACGCCAAAAAGTGAGAAGTTCTCAACGCGCATTATCGGAGTTTGCCGGAAAGTCGGCAGGTATTCCTACTTCTCCTTACAATTACTTTCATGCATTGTATATTAATGATAAACTCAATCGTGTTAGTCCTGAGTTTCCGTTTGAGCGTTACAACGTTAGATTTCGCACAAAGGCACAAGAATCTTTTATAGAACAACAAGGATTTAGTTTCTTCATCTATCAACCCGAACCTGAAAGAGTATTGGTCCTGGCTACACCTTTGCGAAGTACAGCAAACCGATTTACTGTTTTTGCCGGGCTGATGTTGTCCTTTTTTACAATATGGTTTTTGTTTTTAAGCTTGCGGTTAAGTATTCGTCTCATTGTGTTGAATGTAAAAAGACTGTTGAGCGGACATAGGAATAAATTTTATTTTCCAGCTTTTAAGAATATGCTATTGCAAAGCAAAATTCAAACTGCATTAATGGTTGAATTGATTTTGAGTTTCGTTGCAGGAACGGTAATGGTAGCAAATTTTATTACGGTAAATTATGAAGATACGCAACAAAGGCAGATTTTGGAAAAAATTCGAGGTATCTCAGGTGAGTTGGAAAAGTCAGGTATAATGGATTTTGGTATTAAAACAGGTCCTAAACGTGAGTTTCTCATCGATTTATCGGAAAGTTACAATATAGACATTAGTCTGTTTAACTTGAACGGTACACTTTGGTTGTCCTCAAGTCCTGATTTATATAAAAATGCAGTTATCAATGAATTTATGAATCCGTCTGCTTATCTGCGGTTAGCTCATGATAAATTGTATTCGTTTAACCAAAACGAAAGACTGTATGGATATAAATATGGCTCATATTATCAAGCATTCTTTGATCATAACCAGAGTTTAGCGGGTTACATACATTTGCCGTTCTTTGCCAGACAACAAGAAACCAACCGTGAACTTACTTCGTTGTTGGTGAATATGTTGAACATATTTGTAATCTTTTTTATAATCACAGGGGTGATTTCAATCTTTTTGTCTAAGGTTATCACAAGACCGCTTGCCGGTATTGCATTGAGCTTGCGCAAACTAAGAGTTGGAGGGAAAAATGAGGAGATTAGTTGGCAAAGTAATGATGAGATTGGGCAATTGGTCAAAACTTACAACAAAGTATTAAATCAACTTGAAGAAAGCGTTGAAAAATTAGCATCTACTGAACGTGAAGGTGCTTGGCGTGAAATGGCTAAACAAGTAGCGCATGAAATTAAAAACCCTCTCACTCCAATGCGTTTAAGCGTTCAACATTTGTTGAGATCTGTTTCTCAAACAGCGCCCGATGTACAAGAAAAAATCAAAAAAGTATCTGAATTGCTTATTAATCAAATTGATTTGATGTCAAAGATGGCAGAGGAGTTTTCGTCTTTTGCTAAAATGCCGATGGCAATTCCCGAAAAATTTGATGTATGTTTAATGTTGCTTGACACTGTTGAACTATTTGAAAAGTCTGAAGATTTTGAAATCAGTACAGAAGGAACGCATGCTAAGGCTATTGTGCATGCAGATAAGGATCAAATTAAAAGGGTGTTTACAAACCTGATAAAGAATGCGTATCAGGCAAAGCAAGAAGACTCTATCAGCCGTCTTAAGATTGCATTGAGTATTGTTGGAAAAGAAGTGCTGATTTCCTTCGCTGATAATGGAGTTGGAATTGAAGAGGAGTTAAAAGAAAAGATTTTTCACCCAAATTTTA